A single Neospora caninum Liverpool complete genome, chromosome VIIb DNA region contains:
- a CDS encoding Histone H3, related, with amino-acid sequence MARTKQTARKSTGGKAPRKQLASKAARKSAPMSGGIKKPHRYRPGTVALREIRRYQKSTDLLIRKLPFQRLVREIAQDFKTDLRFQSSAVLALQEAAEAYLVGLFEDTNLCAIHAKRVTIMPKDIQLARRIRGERS; translated from the coding sequence ATGGCGCGCACCAAACAGACCGCAAGAAAGTCCACCGGTGGGAAGGCCCCCCGCAAGCAGCTGGCTTCCAAGGCTGCACGCAAGTCTGCTCCCATGAGCGGCGGCATCAAGAAGCCTCACCGATACCGCCCGGGAACCGTCGCCCTCCGTGAAATCCGCAGATACCAGAAGTCCACCGACCTTCTCATCCGCAAGCTCCCCTTCCAGAGACTTGTGCGTGAGATTGCTCAGGACTTCAAGACTGACCTGCGTTTCCAGTCGTCGGCTGTCCTTGCTCTCCAGGAAGCCGCTGAGGCCTACCTTGTCGGGCTCTTTGAGGACACCAACTTGTGCGCTATCCACGCCAAGCGTGTCACCATCATGCCCAAGGACATCCAGCTCGCTCGCCGCATCCGTGGCGAACGGTCTTAA
- a CDS encoding putative 30S ribosomal protein S8: MQRACEMVVSLLRVDALTQRCPFHVLNVQILDLLQREGFIRGFKVEGTKIEILLKYYKGAPVIRNIRVVSKPSRDIWLTPHELKFRTRFNTGLWVMQTSCGIISHRDCLRMGIGGKMLMAINNGYQHFC, encoded by the exons ATGCAGAGAGCTTGCGAGATGGTCGTGTCGCTCTTGCGCGTGGACGCCCTCACGCAGCGATGCCCCTTCCACGTGCTTAACGTCCAGATCCTCGATCTTCTCCAACGAGAAGGCTTCATTCGCGGCTTCAAAGTGGAAGGAACAAAGATCGAAATTCTCCTCAAATACTACAAGGGAGCACCA GTCATCCGCAACATTCGCGTGGTTTCCAAACCGAGCAGAGACATTTGGCTGACCCCCCATGAGCTAAAATTCCGGACACGATTTAATACCGGCCTCTGGGTGATGCAAACTTCCTGCGGCATTATCTCTCACCGGGACTGCCTCCGAATGGGAATCGGCGGCAAGATGTTGATGGCCATCAATAATGGCTACCAGCACTTTTGTTAA
- a CDS encoding Histone H2A, related yields MSAKGKGGRAKKSGKSSSKSAKAGLQFPVGRIGRYLKKGRFAKRVGAGAPVYMAAVLEYLCAEILELAGNAARDHKKTRIIPRHIQLAVRNDEELSKFLGGVTIASGGVMPNVHSVLLPKKSKKSQ; encoded by the coding sequence ATGTCGGCCAAAGGCAAGGGCGGTCGCGCGAAGAAGTCCGGAAAGAGCAGCAGCAAGTCTGCCAAGGCCGGTCTTCAGTTCCCTGTGGGAAGAATCGGACGCTACttgaagaagggaagatTCGCGAAGCGTGTCGGTGCGGGTGCGCCTGTGTACATGGCCGCCGTTCTCGAATACCTTTGCGCTGAGATCCTCGAGTTGGCGGGCAACGCCGCACGTGACCACAAGAAGACGAGAATCATTCCTCGTCACATCCAGCTGGCCGTTCGCAACGACGAGGAACTGAGCAAGTTCCTCGGCGGTGTGACCATCGCCAGCGGTGGTGTCATGCCCAACGTCCACTCTGTGCTCCTCCCcaagaagagcaagaagTCTCAGTAA